TGTAcaccagtaaaataaaatgcatatctATAATTCCATCGCAATCTCAGTGAACAGTTAGACAGCATTCCGTTGACGATCGCCACCTGTAAAAATCATGTCGTGACGCAGACTGAATGCCGCATGTTTCAGGGAGaaattatatctttacattttatctttacagaaatacttataaacataaaaaaaaaaaacataacagtaTCGAACAAATGTATCACTCTTTGAAGAATAACACTGGCAACGGAAATCTTCGTCTCGCACCTTCGACATTCTTGTGTGCTTTCGGCTTTCTGGGACCTTTCTatgcattttattctttttttttttcagtagtcACTTTCTGGTCAGTGTAAGCTTTTGCAGGTAAAAGGAAAGAGGACTCTCTCTGCGGTGTTGCTTAAACACGGCACATTTAAAGTTACATAGAACGAACATTTGGGCACTgagtttttatatacattaaatCATATGGGTTTGtggtttggttgttttttttttttgtttgtttgttttttttttttgtaaaggcaTCCATTTCTTTAAATGTGTCTTTAGCTTTTGAATTTGTTCATTCTCAACCGTGCAGGTTAACCTTGCAACTCATTTGACAGTCTAATTTATCTGTAACTCTAGGTTACCCAAAGTATTTTTTGTGCCATTGTCATGAGCAAAACTGATCCGGGAATTTGGTCCTTTTTAAACTAAGACACGGTTAAGGACAaccaaaacatgggaaaaaacaaaaggcCCAATCCTCTACGAGTAGATCCATGGCTCTTCAGACATGACTGGTCTGATTTAGGCTTTTTcgagcacttttttttctttttcgctGGTGCTGTCGAGGGTTCCATATCCAACAGCTCTGGGTTGAGTTTGTCCAAGGACTGATCGAGGTTGTTGGAAAGAGTTGCCAGCGGCCCGTCGTTGAGACTTACTCCTTGTTTGCTGCGCGTGTCGTTCTTTATCCGTTCTGTTTCTAGGACCTTTGTTTTCGAGatgttctccttctccttctgtGGGTTGTTTGTGATTTGGCGGCTGTTGTAAGATGAAGGGTCGGGAAGAGTTTTGCTGGAAATGATGGAGGATTTATCATTATCTGAAAGGCAGCATCTTGGAATACTCTCTCCCATGGGGTCATCAAAGGACAAGAACTTTCCAGAGTGAGGGTTGGTGTCAAGGCATCCTTCCAGGTCATTGCTTTTAAGTCGTTTCAAGTCCTTCCCTACAAGAGTAACCGGAAGGTGGCATTCGAGATCAGAGCTGGAGCCTTTGAAGCGTTTGAACCAATCCCAGAGAGGCCTGGCTCGGCAGTCGCAAATCCACTGGTTGCCGTTAAGCCGTAAATACTGGAGCGAAACCAACGGTTCCATTGTCTCACCACTCAACATAGTGAGATTGTTGTAAAACAGGAACAGGGTGGTCAGATTTCCAAGGTCGTTGAAAGCCCGCTGCTGTACGTGAACAATCCGGTTTTGATGCAGGAGCAAGCGGTCGAGGTGGACCAACCCCCTTAACATGTGGTCCATGACCACTTTGATCTTGTTGTTGTGCAGGAACAGGTGAGTAAGGTTGGCCAGATCCACAAAAGTGTCATCGTGCAGGGCTAGAAGGTTGTTGTCCTGTAAATACAGGTACTGAAGGGAGTAGAGTCCACGGAACACCCCGATAGGGAGTTCAGACAGTCCACACCTGTGCAGGTGCAAAATGCGCAGCTTGTTCAGACCACGAAAGGCAGAGGGACTGATGATCCGCAGGTTGCTGTTGTCACCGATATCCAGTTCTTCCAGTCTCTCCAGGCCATAGAAGGCCCCAGACTCAATGTGGCTGATATTGTTGGAGTACATCCAAAGGACAGTGAGGTTATGCACCGAGCTAAAGCTGGTGGAACGGACCACTGTGAGCTTGTTGCTCTGGAGGAATATTCGCTGGCTACGGACAGGGATTTCGGTAGGAATAGAGAAAAGGCCTTGCTGCTGACAGGCCACGGTTGGTTTCGGCTCACTGTAGCATACACACTTTGCCGGGCAGCCGTTCAATACTGGAACAACATTCAGCCAAAGCACCAGGAAGAAGAGTCTGCCTCCTgaggaaaaaagacaaagaacaaTGGGtcagtttgtgtatttgttagcatttttgtattgtgtgttatCTCAATATACATCAATCATTCTTTACACAAACTGATGCCTGATGccaaaaaatatttacttaattCATAGGGGTGACCCTGCGCTCCGACACCCGTTTCTAACattggatatgcaaagaaagaatttcactgtgcagtacagggtttctgcagggtcttaaaaagtttaaaacaaaatgttaccCTTTGAAAAGTCTTAAATTCGTTGTTATAGGCCTTAAATCATATTAAACCTATTTAAATTTTCCGATGTCCACGTACCGATACCTCTAATGCTTAcggaatgtttttgtttgtaagtTTCCGTagtgttctttctttcgctggtccaaatataatttccTGTATTGAAAccacaaatgagaccaacatgcaacagccagtCAGCTTTCTGTTAATGGCATGAATCTCTTTTGGATTGTATCACAGCCGTAAAACAGATTGGATTTTTTagctatggggaagtgcaagtttagcaaTAAGTAGGTATAGGTCTTAAATTttattcttaatggtcttaaaaagctTCTAAAAtcaattttacatttgaaacctgcagaaacttTGCTGTAAAGTATAAATCACCTATATATCTtaattgtaaacaaaaaaagttgtATTCAACAATTTTCGTTAATCGGATCATTAACgtttcaaaatgtttacatCGGCACACTCTATATTTGCCTGTCTACACAGAAAAGCACCAATTCTGACTCGGATTTGGTAACAGCCTTCAAATTTGTTACAATTATTCGCTTCACGGCACAACATCTCTCAAATTGCCGGCTGTAGCGTTCCAGTTAGAAAAGCACTACCAGCAGAGATCTTTGCCTTGGGACCCATTCCCATCTATCAGCCAGTGCAAGCATGAGGACCCAGGCAATTGGGAGTGCTGATAAATTAAACACAGAAGTGGGCCTGGCACAAAATTAGCTGGCACTAAGAAGAGCAGTGAAACTAATCAGATTCCTGTGTGGCAAAAGGGACATTTTAGTCTGTCCGAGGAATAATGAGTGCTTTGATGGGGCTGCTCATGATTTTGGTGGCTGGCTCAGTCGGGgttgtaaaatatattgtaattgCCCCGATGACATTGAGGTTCTGGAGTGCTGAATTAAGATAAGACGGTCTGGGAGTGAATAATCAGCGTAATCGATGTATTAACAAATTctgtaaaattaatataatatcgGTCGCTATAGTAACCAGGAAATGATGCcaatccatcactatgttgtATTACAGAGgactgaacaaaaaaacacagaaaatatgaatgtttgttgaataaaatgttttaaatggcatgaaaatacattttgccAGTTTATTAAATACAGCCCGTATCAGCTAATGGGCAGAAAAAGTACAATGTGTTGAATTCGAGATAGAAACATCGCCTGGTTTCTAGCATCTTGCCAGCCCTCAGCTCATCTCTGTGTTTGTCCCTCCATCCTGTAGCTTGTTAAATGGAGCTTGCTTGAGGCTTGACAGCAATCCTGTGCTACACTTTCCCTCAAAACCTGTCTTCCCGCGTTCCTTCTTTCACTCCCTTTTCTCCCTCATCCCCTCTCCCGTCAGCCTCCACTGCCGGAAAGCTGTCAGACTTTCGCTCTTTCTGCTTCACAGCGGATAAAAATATTCCATTGCCAGGCTGTTCTACATTAGCCTCCGTGAATCCATCAGGCCTAGTTTTTTTTCTCCGCTAGTCATTAGCAGACTGTGGACACCCTTACACAAAGCAGAGCCAAGATGTGTTTTCAAAgctccctttttctttttgcctAAGCCGCTCAGGCTAACCTGCATGCGGCCTTTCTTGCCTTTCATCTAGTTAGTTTTAATAGAGTTTCTTGAAATGTCATCCGCTGTCCTCCAATTATTTTAGAGCACCGTTTGGTCTCCTGGACAGCCACAAATCCATACCCTTTTCGCTTAGTCACCGTTGATCATAAAAAGGGCATTTGATTGACAACAGTCACATGTTCCTTTTATGTGCCATCCTGTTTTCCTCCTAGCCACTTCTTTTTCTGATCTCCATGATATCCGTTCAGCATTCATACTCAGGATAAGAGAGTCTTGCATAGACTAGTCAACTAAAACATTCACAATTTGGAAGCTGTCGAATAGAAAAACAGCAAAGCAGACGGTAAAGATGGCAAgcaaagtatattttattgctCTGTCAAATGACTAAGCTAAATCTACGTTCAAACAAACAAGATAATGATGCAAAACTTTGTTGACACCTAAGCGCAAGATCCATACATGATTGTGAACATCCTATTtatatttagtcccaattttgAAACTTTCAAACCTtcattgatgtaggtgaggtaagaagGCCTGGGTTGCAATCAGGGTTCCAATTCATGCCTCTCAAACACTGTTGTAAACATTGCATCCTCTAATTCAATTGTGCTCACActttttcaaaagatttttcTAAATGATCTAcctatgtatgtttgtatatgtatataaatgaataaataaatatatttctgcagcattgaaggtcccaataagCACAATGGCCTCCAacatctgtaaatggaagaagtttgtaatcaccaggactcttcctagaccaaactgagcgatcagggtcgaagggccttagtcagggagatGACTGAGAACCCGAAGGTCACTCTGACAAAGCTCCAGCATtgctctgtggagagaggagaacttTCCAGAAGAACAAGCATCTCTGCAGCAAACCatcaatcaggcctgtatggtagagtggccggACAGAatccactcctcagtaaaattCACATACCCACCTGGAGTTTGTCAAAAGGCACCTTGAAGGACTTTCAGACTATAAGAAACAAatattgaactctttggcctgaatgccaaacGTCATGTCtagaggaaaccaggcaccgctcatcacctggccaataccatccctacggtgaagcacggtggtggcagcatcatgctgtggggatgtatTTCAATGGCAGGAACTGGAAGACTGGTCATgattgagggaaagatgaatgcagcaatgtacagagccATTGCTGGGCctttgagaaaggcccttaaccctcatttGTATGAGATCACTGTAAgttactctggataagagcatctgccaatgTTGTAAAAGCAAAATCCACATTTTCAGCCTATCAAGTATTAACACcagtataatttaattaaacctTTCTCTTTACCTATGGAATGATAGACCaatagtctttttttaattttctgatCACCTAGCAAAAATTAGTAGCCCAAACTCTAGGATAGTTCTcaagaataaacatttaatcCTGCATCTAATAATGGAATTGCTGTCTAGAATAACAACCTTGAGCACTGTTCCGGTCTGAAAAAATTAAACTTTGATTTGCCTTTTGAGCTTTTCTCTAATTACAAAAAGCACAACACAATGACCTTTTTTCCCCCCGACTCCACAGCTTCCAGATTTCACTCTGTGGAAGAGCGAGTCGGTATTCTCGAGGGACGAGACTATTAGGATGCCTCTTAGCATGACGAAGACCTCTCCGACTCGTTACAGGAGAGGAAGACGAAACGGCGGTACTCAGCTTTGCGGGAAATGCATCGATTGCTGTTTCTTATACTGttttcattgcaaaaaaaacatcctgatAAAAGAATTTCAGACAGATGAGCACTGTACCACAGATGGACcaggatgaagaaaaaaaaaagtcaaacactTCTCTGgcattttcaattcaattatttgTGAGGACAACAAAAAGAGGAACACTACAGAGCAGGCACTTGAGATAACTGTgtggagagaaaggaagagagaaagaataagagggagggaggaagggaggaagCTTGTTGACTTTGAGCAGTGAAGTGTGGCAATCCTTTGCTGCCATGTTCATTTGCATGTGTCCCTGCAGAGTGCAGGGTGAATACAGAGGCATTTCTGAGTTTATCTCCAACTCACGGCCATAGCACACGGC
This region of Silurus meridionalis isolate SWU-2019-XX chromosome 27, ASM1480568v1, whole genome shotgun sequence genomic DNA includes:
- the rtn4r gene encoding reticulon-4 receptor — its product is MKSLLREGGRLFFLVLWLNVVPVLNGCPAKCVCYSEPKPTVACQQQGLFSIPTEIPVRSQRIFLQSNKLTVVRSTSFSSVHNLTVLWMYSNNISHIESGAFYGLERLEELDIGDNSNLRIISPSAFRGLNKLRILHLHRCGLSELPIGVFRGLYSLQYLYLQDNNLLALHDDTFVDLANLTHLFLHNNKIKVVMDHMLRGLVHLDRLLLHQNRIVHVQQRAFNDLGNLTTLFLFYNNLTMLSGETMEPLVSLQYLRLNGNQWICDCRARPLWDWFKRFKGSSSDLECHLPVTLVGKDLKRLKSNDLEGCLDTNPHSGKFLSFDDPMGESIPRCCLSDNDKSSIISSKTLPDPSSYNSRQITNNPQKEKENISKTKVLETERIKNDTRSKQGVSLNDGPLATLSNNLDQSLDKLNPELLDMEPSTAPAKKKKKCSKKPKSDQSCLKSHGSTRRGLGLLFFPMFWLSLTVS